The following proteins are co-located in the Streptomyces bottropensis ATCC 25435 genome:
- the glpK gene encoding glycerol kinase GlpK produces the protein MPDNAQKYVAAIDQGTTSSRCIIFDHDGAIVAVDQREHRQIFPKPGWVEHDATEIWSKVQAVVAGAIAKAGLRAEQISALGITNQRETTVLWDRATGMPVHNAIVWQDTRTSALCNELGGTDGQDRFREQTGLPLASYFSGPKATWLLDNVPGLRGRAERGEIAFGTIDSWLIWNLTGGTDGGRHVTDVTNAGRTMLMNLRTLQWDASILSAMNIPEAILPEIRSSAEVYGTAVGPLAGVPVASALGDQQAAVFGQACYDVGTAKNTYGTGSFLLLNTGSRPVASKNGLLTTMGYKIGDEAPVYCLEGSIAITGALVQWFRDQLGIIGSADEIEPLARSVDDNGGAYIVPAFSGLFAPYWRSDARGVVTGLTRYVTKAHLARAVLEATSWQTREVVDAMFQDSGVRITTLKVDGGMTRNNLLMQHQADVLDVPVIRPQVSETTCLGAAYAAGLATGVWDGLDELKSHWRKDVEWTPSMEASVRDREYHNWRKAVEKSFGWHEDDVR, from the coding sequence ATGCCGGACAACGCCCAGAAGTACGTCGCCGCCATCGATCAGGGCACCACTTCGAGCCGCTGCATCATCTTCGACCACGACGGCGCGATCGTCGCCGTGGACCAACGTGAGCACCGCCAGATCTTCCCCAAGCCGGGGTGGGTGGAACACGACGCCACCGAGATCTGGTCGAAGGTGCAGGCGGTGGTCGCCGGGGCGATCGCCAAGGCGGGTCTGCGCGCCGAGCAGATCAGCGCGCTCGGGATCACCAACCAGCGGGAGACGACGGTCCTGTGGGACCGCGCGACGGGCATGCCGGTGCACAACGCGATCGTCTGGCAGGACACGCGTACCTCGGCGCTCTGCAACGAACTCGGGGGCACCGACGGCCAGGACCGGTTCCGTGAGCAGACCGGTCTGCCGCTGGCCAGCTACTTCTCCGGGCCGAAGGCCACCTGGCTGCTCGACAACGTGCCCGGCCTCAGGGGCCGCGCCGAACGCGGCGAGATCGCGTTCGGCACCATCGACTCCTGGCTGATCTGGAACCTGACGGGCGGCACGGACGGCGGCCGGCACGTCACCGACGTCACCAACGCCGGGCGCACCATGCTGATGAACCTGCGGACGCTCCAGTGGGACGCCTCGATCCTCTCCGCGATGAACATCCCGGAAGCGATCCTTCCGGAGATCAGGTCCTCCGCCGAGGTGTACGGCACCGCCGTGGGCCCGCTCGCCGGGGTACCGGTCGCGTCGGCGCTCGGTGACCAGCAGGCGGCGGTCTTCGGCCAGGCCTGCTACGACGTCGGCACGGCGAAGAACACCTACGGCACGGGCAGCTTCCTGCTGCTCAACACCGGGAGTCGGCCGGTCGCGTCGAAGAACGGACTGCTCACGACCATGGGGTACAAGATCGGCGACGAGGCGCCGGTGTACTGCCTGGAGGGGTCGATCGCGATCACGGGTGCCCTGGTGCAGTGGTTCCGCGACCAGCTCGGCATCATCGGTAGCGCCGACGAGATCGAGCCCCTGGCGCGGAGCGTCGACGACAACGGCGGGGCGTACATCGTGCCCGCGTTCTCGGGCCTGTTCGCCCCCTACTGGCGCTCCGACGCGCGGGGGGTCGTCACCGGACTGACCCGGTACGTCACGAAGGCACATCTCGCCCGCGCGGTGCTGGAGGCGACGAGCTGGCAGACGCGTGAGGTCGTGGACGCCATGTTCCAGGACTCGGGGGTGCGCATCACGACCCTCAAGGTCGACGGCGGCATGACCCGGAACAACCTGCTGATGCAGCACCAGGCGGACGTCCTGGACGTGCCGGTGATCCGGCCGCAGGTCTCGGAGACCACGTGCCTGGGCGCCGCGTACGCGGCCGGGCTCGCGACCGGGGTGTGGGACGGCCTCGACGAGCTGAAGTCGCACTGGCGCAAGGACGTCGAGTGGACACCCTCCATGGAGGCCTCCGTGCGGGACCGCGAGTACCACAACTGGCGCAAGGCGGTGGAGAAGAGCTTCGGCTGGCACGAGGACGACGTGCGCTGA
- a CDS encoding MIP/aquaporin family protein — protein MSNGDIFVGEVIGTAILILFGAGVCAAVTLRFSKARASGWIVIAFGWGFAVLAGAYTAAPLSGGHLNPAVTIGIAVDTEVWDKVWVYLLGQLVGAMLGAVLAYLVYLAQFQANVRKEGTTEGTAHEPTPTLGIFSTIPEIRNPVANLITEIIATIALVLPILAFGRNTGIGIGQIPGEEAGIYGSGISVLLVSFLVVGIGLSLGGPTGYAINPARDLGPRIVHTFLPIPDKGTSDWGYAWIPVVGPLVGGALAGLVYNAAF, from the coding sequence ATGAGCAACGGAGACATATTCGTCGGTGAGGTCATCGGTACGGCGATCCTGATTCTCTTCGGCGCCGGTGTGTGCGCCGCCGTCACCCTCAGGTTCTCGAAGGCGAGGGCGTCGGGCTGGATCGTCATCGCGTTCGGCTGGGGCTTCGCCGTGCTGGCGGGCGCCTACACGGCCGCACCGCTGTCGGGCGGACACCTCAACCCGGCGGTGACGATAGGGATCGCGGTCGACACCGAGGTCTGGGACAAGGTCTGGGTGTATCTCCTCGGCCAGCTGGTCGGCGCGATGCTCGGCGCGGTCCTCGCCTACCTCGTCTATCTCGCGCAGTTCCAGGCGAACGTCCGCAAGGAGGGCACCACGGAGGGCACGGCGCACGAGCCGACGCCCACCCTCGGGATCTTCTCCACCATCCCGGAGATCCGGAATCCGGTCGCCAACCTGATCACCGAGATCATCGCGACGATCGCCCTCGTCCTGCCGATCCTCGCGTTCGGCCGGAACACGGGCATCGGCATCGGTCAGATCCCCGGCGAGGAGGCCGGGATCTACGGCTCCGGCATCTCGGTCCTGCTGGTGTCCTTCCTGGTCGTCGGTATCGGTCTCTCCCTCGGTGGGCCCACCGGCTACGCCATCAACCCCGCCCGTGACCTCGGCCCACGCATCGTGCACACGTTCCTGCCGATCCCCGACAAGGGCACCTCGGACTGGGGTTACGCCTGGATCCCGGTCGTCGGCCCTCTGGTCGGCGGTGCCCTGGCCGGCCTCGTCTACAACGCGGCCTTCTGA
- a CDS encoding NUDIX domain-containing protein, producing the protein MPPNQHPPANSAPDSHCSRCGAPYGEGVSGWPRTCAACHTVAYRNPLPVAVALQPVYDTKGTALVVITRTIAPARGGIALPGGFIDHREDWRHAVVRELKEETGICAADRDVRLADAMSSPDGHLLLFGLLPERPAAALPPPVATDETEGWHLLRRPTELAFPLHTLAVKAFFDGRYI; encoded by the coding sequence GTGCCCCCGAACCAACATCCACCCGCCAACTCCGCACCGGACTCTCACTGTTCGAGATGCGGAGCGCCCTACGGAGAGGGCGTGTCCGGCTGGCCCCGCACCTGCGCGGCCTGCCACACAGTGGCCTACCGCAATCCGCTTCCCGTCGCGGTGGCTCTCCAGCCCGTGTACGACACCAAGGGCACGGCCCTCGTGGTGATCACACGGACCATCGCCCCCGCGCGCGGGGGCATCGCCCTTCCCGGCGGCTTCATCGACCACCGGGAGGACTGGCGGCACGCCGTCGTCCGTGAACTCAAGGAGGAGACGGGCATCTGCGCGGCCGACCGCGACGTACGCCTCGCCGACGCCATGAGCTCACCCGACGGCCATCTGCTGCTGTTCGGGCTCCTCCCCGAGCGCCCGGCGGCAGCCCTGCCGCCGCCCGTCGCGACGGACGAGACGGAGGGCTGGCACCTGCTGCGCAGGCCCACCGAACTCGCCTTCCCCCTGCACACCCTGGCCGTCAAGGCGTTCTTCGACGGCCGCTACATCTGA
- a CDS encoding Zn-ribbon domain-containing OB-fold protein has protein sequence MVTGWFTGDGEGFRLLGTRCSACASVFFPREDIRCRNPHCSGGDLVEVPLSRRGRVWSYTDGRYRPPSPYVSDPELPWEPYALIAVELADERLVVLGQAVPGVTVADLAVGMEVEVVPGVLHEDAETTWTTWHWRPAGVGA, from the coding sequence GTGGTCACCGGATGGTTCACCGGGGACGGCGAGGGGTTCAGGCTGCTCGGCACGCGCTGTTCGGCGTGCGCCTCGGTCTTCTTCCCCCGTGAGGACATCCGCTGCCGCAACCCGCACTGCTCCGGCGGCGACCTGGTCGAGGTCCCTTTGTCGCGCCGGGGCCGTGTGTGGTCGTACACCGACGGCCGGTACCGGCCTCCGTCACCCTACGTGTCCGATCCGGAACTTCCCTGGGAACCGTACGCGTTGATCGCTGTGGAACTGGCCGACGAGCGCCTCGTGGTGCTGGGACAGGCCGTTCCCGGGGTCACCGTCGCCGATCTGGCGGTGGGCATGGAGGTGGAGGTCGTCCCCGGTGTGCTGCACGAGGACGCGGAGACGACCTGGACGACCTGGCACTGGAGGCCGGCGGGGGTGGGGGCGTGA
- a CDS encoding sensor histidine kinase, producing MRFRGKSIRRKIVALLLVPLVALTGVWTFATVLTGREASDLFRVADIVEEVGFPTEDTIRVLQQERRQTLVYLADPRASGALKALDRSRSATDAAVDEFREHAQKADLRDEMGETTSLRLTAILDALDGLPSLRTTVESGTVSAAKALGHYNDLVDPCFTLLSNLPALDSVEMDKQGRALINVGRARELLSREDALLSSVLVANRITKDEIRDFSDLVAQRTLLYEISLPQLPAAERDRFHRYWRNANTAPLRSVEQGVIASDPGRPSGVTAKTWDSAVEPVLSDLRDLSVEAGDRYQDRVSPLATSVILKAAVAGVLGLFALLVSLFMSVRIGRVLIRDLRRLRQEAHETAGVRLPSVMRRLAAGEQVDVETEVPHLEYDKNEIGEVSQALNTLQRAAVEAAVKQSELRSGISEVFVNLARRSQVLLHKQLTLLDTMERRTEDTDELADLFRLDHLTTRMRRHAEGLVILSGAAPSRQWRKPIQLMDVVRAAVAEVEDYERIEVRRLPRVAVTGPAVADLTHLVAELLENATVFSPPHTAVQVLGERVANGFTLEIHDRGLGMSAEALLDANLKLAETPDFELSDTDRLGLFVVSRLAQRQKVRVSLQPSPYGGTTAVLFIPDALLTDDVPDTNGIGFRLDRAHPTREAELEDERNAALSQVPVRLPGLSAAILDGPVELEAPVDREPLVGFPGALGDEDAERGGLFRPRHSLTGVADEHQQPTRDGEARPAPLTDPDPTLGPVPLPQRRTPHLVSSHGRSVAGARPRHAEDEPEQGRTAGVGPIADTRPLSALRGDRAEPPAHPGADRPGPGGLPGGHHADPLAPGGYEGPVLPQRRRTTPEGGAAPMTSRYGSGEPTPRADTTTDQAESAPSPLPRRVRQANLAPQLKDGPDRRAERERSRSAGHPEPTERDADEVRSRMASLQHGWRRGREENAEGDDAQDVSAPRGTTKGDGR from the coding sequence ATGCGCTTTCGCGGGAAATCGATCCGCCGGAAGATCGTGGCGCTGCTGCTCGTGCCCCTGGTGGCGCTGACCGGTGTCTGGACGTTCGCCACGGTGCTGACGGGCCGTGAGGCGAGCGACCTCTTCAGGGTGGCGGACATCGTGGAGGAGGTCGGCTTCCCGACCGAGGACACCATCCGTGTGCTCCAGCAGGAGCGCCGCCAAACCCTCGTCTACCTCGCCGACCCCCGGGCCTCCGGTGCGCTGAAGGCGCTCGACCGCAGCCGGTCCGCCACGGACGCGGCCGTCGACGAGTTCCGCGAGCACGCCCAGAAGGCCGACCTGCGCGACGAGATGGGCGAGACGACCTCGCTGCGGCTCACGGCCATCCTGGACGCCCTCGACGGCCTGCCGTCGCTGCGTACGACCGTCGAGAGCGGCACCGTCAGCGCCGCCAAGGCCCTCGGCCACTACAACGACCTCGTCGACCCCTGCTTCACCCTGCTGTCCAACCTCCCCGCCCTCGACAGCGTGGAGATGGACAAGCAGGGCCGCGCCCTGATCAACGTCGGCCGGGCCCGTGAACTCCTCTCCCGCGAGGACGCGTTGCTCAGCTCCGTGCTCGTGGCGAACCGGATCACCAAGGACGAGATCCGCGACTTCTCCGACCTCGTGGCCCAGCGCACCCTGCTGTACGAGATCAGCCTGCCGCAGCTGCCCGCGGCCGAACGCGACCGCTTCCACCGCTACTGGCGGAACGCGAACACCGCGCCCCTGCGCTCGGTGGAACAGGGCGTCATCGCCTCCGACCCCGGCCGGCCGAGCGGGGTCACCGCGAAGACCTGGGACAGCGCCGTCGAGCCCGTCCTCTCCGATCTCCGCGACCTCAGCGTCGAGGCGGGCGACCGCTACCAGGACCGCGTCAGTCCACTGGCCACCAGCGTCATCCTGAAGGCGGCCGTCGCCGGTGTCCTCGGCCTCTTCGCCCTGCTCGTCTCCCTCTTCATGTCCGTGCGCATCGGCCGGGTCCTCATCCGCGACCTGCGCCGGCTCCGCCAGGAGGCCCACGAGACCGCCGGGGTGCGACTGCCCAGCGTCATGCGCAGGCTCGCCGCGGGCGAACAGGTCGACGTGGAGACCGAGGTCCCGCACCTGGAGTACGACAAGAACGAGATAGGCGAGGTCAGCCAGGCCCTCAACACCCTGCAGCGGGCGGCCGTCGAGGCCGCCGTCAAGCAGTCCGAACTCCGCAGCGGCATCTCCGAGGTCTTCGTCAACCTCGCCCGCCGCAGCCAGGTCCTGCTGCACAAGCAGCTCACCCTCCTCGACACCATGGAACGCCGGACCGAGGACACCGACGAACTGGCCGACCTGTTCCGCCTGGACCACCTGACGACCCGTATGCGCCGCCACGCCGAAGGCCTGGTCATCCTCTCCGGAGCGGCCCCGTCCCGGCAGTGGCGCAAGCCCATCCAGCTGATGGACGTGGTCCGCGCGGCCGTCGCCGAGGTCGAGGACTACGAGCGGATCGAGGTGCGCCGGCTGCCCCGGGTCGCCGTGACCGGCCCCGCGGTCGCCGACCTCACCCACCTCGTGGCCGAACTCCTGGAGAACGCCACGGTGTTCTCGCCCCCGCACACCGCCGTACAGGTGCTCGGTGAGCGCGTCGCCAACGGCTTCACCCTGGAGATCCACGACCGGGGCCTCGGCATGTCGGCCGAGGCGCTCCTCGACGCCAACCTCAAGCTCGCCGAGACCCCCGACTTCGAACTGTCCGACACCGATCGGCTCGGTCTCTTCGTGGTCAGCCGGCTCGCCCAGCGGCAGAAGGTCCGCGTCTCCCTCCAGCCCTCCCCGTACGGCGGCACGACGGCCGTGCTGTTCATCCCCGACGCCCTGCTCACCGACGACGTCCCCGACACCAACGGCATCGGCTTCCGCCTCGACCGCGCCCACCCCACCCGGGAGGCCGAGCTGGAGGACGAGCGCAACGCGGCGCTCTCCCAGGTACCGGTGCGGCTCCCGGGCCTCTCCGCCGCCATCCTGGACGGCCCGGTGGAGCTGGAGGCCCCCGTCGACCGGGAGCCCCTGGTCGGCTTCCCGGGCGCCCTCGGCGACGAGGACGCCGAGCGGGGCGGGCTGTTCCGGCCCCGGCACTCCCTCACCGGTGTCGCCGACGAGCACCAGCAGCCGACGCGCGACGGCGAAGCACGCCCGGCACCTCTCACCGACCCCGACCCGACGCTCGGCCCGGTCCCGCTGCCCCAGCGCCGGACCCCGCATCTCGTCAGCTCGCACGGCCGTTCGGTGGCCGGTGCGAGGCCGAGGCACGCGGAGGACGAGCCGGAGCAGGGTCGTACGGCGGGCGTCGGCCCGATCGCCGACACCAGGCCGCTCAGCGCCCTGCGCGGTGACCGCGCCGAACCGCCGGCCCACCCCGGAGCCGACCGCCCCGGGCCCGGCGGTCTCCCCGGTGGACACCACGCCGACCCCCTGGCCCCGGGCGGGTACGAGGGCCCCGTCCTGCCCCAGCGCCGCCGTACCACCCCCGAGGGCGGCGCGGCCCCGATGACCTCGCGGTACGGCTCGGGCGAGCCGACCCCGCGTGCGGACACGACGACCGACCAGGCAGAATCAGCACCGAGCCCGCTGCCCCGTCGCGTCCGACAGGCCAATCTGGCACCGCAGTTGAAGGACGGCCCCGACCGGCGCGCCGAACGCGAGAGGTCCCGTTCCGCGGGGCACCCGGAGCCGACCGAACGCGACGCCGACGAGGTACGCAGCCGTATGGCCTCGCTCCAGCACGGTTGGCGGCGCGGCCGCGAGGAGAACGCCGAGGGCGACGACGCCCAGGACGTCTCAGCACCACGAGGAACGACTAAGGGGGACGGTCGATGA
- a CDS encoding GTP-binding protein has product MILGRSERGTPPVEPVTLKILVAGGFGVGKTTCVGAVSEIKPLRTEEVLTEAGRPVDDISGVENKTTTTVAMDFGRITLREDLVLYLFGTPGQDRFWFLWDELASGALGAVVLVDTRRLEDCFAAVDYFERRSIPFVIGVNCFDDAARYPADTVRQALDLDPEVPIVLCDARRRDSVKDVLVSVVRHAMRYATDHRQPATT; this is encoded by the coding sequence ATGATCCTCGGGCGCTCTGAGCGCGGCACACCTCCGGTCGAGCCCGTCACGCTCAAGATCCTCGTGGCCGGCGGTTTCGGCGTGGGCAAGACCACCTGCGTCGGCGCGGTCAGCGAGATCAAGCCGCTGCGCACCGAGGAGGTGCTCACCGAGGCGGGCCGCCCGGTCGACGACATCAGCGGTGTGGAGAACAAGACCACCACCACCGTCGCCATGGACTTCGGACGGATCACCCTCCGCGAGGACCTGGTCCTGTACCTGTTCGGCACCCCCGGCCAGGACCGCTTCTGGTTCCTCTGGGACGAGCTCGCCTCCGGTGCCCTCGGCGCGGTGGTGCTGGTGGACACGCGCCGTCTGGAGGACTGCTTCGCCGCCGTCGACTACTTCGAGCGGCGCTCCATACCCTTCGTGATCGGCGTCAACTGCTTCGACGACGCCGCGCGTTACCCCGCCGATACCGTCCGACAGGCCCTCGACCTCGATCCCGAGGTGCCGATCGTGCTCTGCGACGCCCGCCGCCGCGACTCCGTCAAGGACGTCCTCGTCTCCGTCGTCCGGCACGCGATGCGGTACGCGACGGACCACCGCCAGCCGGCCACCACCTGA
- a CDS encoding roadblock/LC7 domain-containing protein: MTAPKADGHTATGTSGELNWLLDDLVQRVASIRKALVLSSDGLPTGVSADLTREDSEHLAAVSSGFHSLAKGVGRHFEAGSVRQTVVELDEAFLFVTAAGDGSCLAVLADADADIGQVAYEMTLLVKRVGVHLGSAPRADVPQGG; this comes from the coding sequence ATGACCGCACCGAAGGCCGATGGGCACACCGCGACCGGCACGTCCGGGGAGCTGAACTGGCTCCTGGACGACCTGGTCCAGCGCGTCGCCAGTATCCGCAAGGCGCTCGTGCTCTCCAGCGACGGACTGCCCACGGGCGTCTCCGCCGACCTCACCCGGGAGGACAGCGAGCACCTGGCCGCCGTCTCCTCCGGGTTCCACAGTCTCGCCAAGGGCGTCGGCCGCCATTTCGAGGCGGGCAGCGTCCGCCAGACCGTCGTGGAACTCGACGAGGCCTTCCTCTTCGTCACGGCCGCCGGTGACGGCAGCTGCCTCGCCGTCCTAGCCGACGCCGACGCCGACATCGGCCAGGTCGCCTACGAGATGACCCTCCTGGTCAAGCGGGTCGGCGTGCATCTGGGCTCCGCCCCGCGCGCCGATGTGCCCCAGGGCGGGTAG
- a CDS encoding lipid-transfer protein has translation MTGEVAVLGAGMHPWGKWGRSFVEYGTAAARAALTDAAVDWRDVGSIVGADTVRGGYPGYVAGATFAKALGWQGARVTSVYAACASGAQAVATARAQILAGLADVVLVVGADSAPKGFFRPAGGDREDDPDWLRFRILGATNPTYFGLYARRRMAVHGDTPEDFARVKVKNSALGALNPYARYRRRVTPEEVAASAVVADPLRLLDICATSDGGAALVLSSLEFARRHGVREPVRIRAVSTVTPRYPNTVLDLPDIATDSAVAVAAPEETFRASIARAAYEEAGVGPEDLSFAEVYDLSTALELQWYEDLGLCGEGEAAKLLRDGATALGGRTPVNASGGLASFGEAVPAQAIAQVCELVWQLRGEATDRQVEGARVGISANQGLFGHGSAVVAVR, from the coding sequence GTGACGGGCGAGGTGGCGGTGCTGGGCGCGGGCATGCATCCGTGGGGCAAGTGGGGGCGGAGTTTCGTCGAGTACGGGACGGCGGCGGCACGCGCGGCGCTGACGGACGCGGCGGTCGACTGGCGGGACGTCGGCTCGATCGTCGGCGCGGACACGGTGCGTGGGGGCTATCCGGGCTATGTGGCGGGGGCGACCTTCGCGAAGGCGCTCGGCTGGCAGGGAGCCCGCGTGACGAGCGTGTACGCGGCGTGCGCGTCCGGGGCCCAGGCGGTCGCCACCGCGCGGGCCCAGATCCTCGCGGGCCTCGCGGACGTGGTGCTCGTCGTGGGCGCGGACTCGGCCCCGAAGGGGTTCTTCCGGCCGGCCGGCGGCGATCGTGAGGACGATCCGGACTGGCTGCGGTTCCGGATCCTCGGGGCCACCAATCCGACGTACTTCGGGCTGTACGCGCGGCGGCGGATGGCGGTGCACGGGGACACCCCGGAGGACTTCGCGCGGGTCAAGGTGAAGAACTCCGCCCTGGGAGCGCTCAATCCGTACGCGCGCTACCGCAGGCGGGTCACCCCCGAGGAGGTCGCGGCCTCCGCCGTGGTGGCCGATCCGCTGCGGCTGCTGGACATCTGCGCGACCTCGGACGGGGGCGCGGCGCTGGTGCTGTCCAGCCTGGAGTTCGCGCGGCGGCACGGCGTGCGTGAGCCGGTGCGGATACGGGCGGTGTCCACGGTGACACCCCGCTATCCCAACACGGTGCTGGATCTGCCGGACATCGCCACCGACTCGGCGGTCGCGGTGGCCGCGCCGGAGGAGACCTTCCGGGCGTCGATCGCGCGGGCGGCGTACGAGGAGGCGGGTGTCGGGCCCGAGGATCTCTCGTTCGCCGAGGTCTACGACCTGTCCACGGCGCTGGAGTTGCAGTGGTACGAGGATCTGGGGCTGTGCGGCGAGGGGGAGGCCGCCAAGCTGCTGCGGGACGGTGCGACGGCCCTGGGCGGGCGGACCCCCGTGAACGCCAGTGGAGGGCTGGCCTCCTTCGGAGAGGCGGTTCCGGCGCAGGCGATCGCTCAGGTGTGCGAGCTGGTGTGGCAGTTGCGGGGCGAGGCGACCGACCGACAGGTCGAGGGGGCGAGAGTGGGGATCAGCGCCAATCAGGGGTTGTTCGGGCATGGGTCGGCGGTGGTCGCCGTTCGGTGA
- a CDS encoding DUF742 domain-containing protein, giving the protein MSRDGQGRSHWFDDEAGPVVRPYAMTRGRTNHAIQHRLDLIAVVVTEPHVDDPEEDHSLSPEHVRIVELCRDTPQSVAELAADLDLPVGVVRVLVGDLVDEELVHVTRPVPPAELVDESILRDVINGLRAL; this is encoded by the coding sequence ATGAGCCGAGACGGTCAGGGAAGAAGCCACTGGTTCGACGACGAGGCCGGACCAGTGGTGCGTCCGTACGCGATGACGCGCGGCCGGACCAATCACGCGATCCAGCACCGTCTCGACCTGATCGCCGTGGTCGTCACGGAACCGCACGTCGACGACCCGGAAGAGGACCACTCCCTCTCCCCTGAGCACGTCCGTATCGTCGAGCTCTGCCGTGACACCCCCCAGTCGGTGGCCGAACTGGCCGCCGACCTGGACCTTCCCGTCGGGGTCGTCCGCGTCCTCGTCGGAGACCTCGTGGACGAGGAACTCGTCCACGTCACCCGTCCCGTCCCGCCCGCCGAGCTGGTCGACGAGAGCATTCTGCGCGACGTGATCAACGGCCTCCGGGCGCTGTGA